The Mytilus galloprovincialis chromosome 2, xbMytGall1.hap1.1, whole genome shotgun sequence genome has a window encoding:
- the LOC143064855 gene encoding transmembrane protein 198-like isoform X1 — translation MDGRILLRRLLQSSTPTIYIDGDPEENSTVIIPSTPKPVTHTLKSCDHIDTDYDVALAIICAMSFIFGIIYTFFGYRFFKAVMFLTGFIFISVLTYLILSEQDILPLGGEIGVAVGAGLILGIITMLVQYIGLFLTGFQFGLSIAMCILVVLEQFYHPTTRWIPIAILCGVGLFFGVLTLKFQKTFTVLGTSIFGGALMISCLDYFIEKFTMLIYIWERAKGDLSDHVCWYSWVLLGCWPFCFIVGTVAQWRITGQGYDHRDTSVGRKNKKVSLQKVRKRQHEPDTQSRYRHLYKARRTTGDVISQSYLQNIQERFSPSLKRHSHTPIPTEPSQTELDSASTTLTQIT, via the exons ATGGATGGAAGAATTCTCTTACGAAGGTTGTTACAGTCCTCCACACCAACAATATACATTGATGGGGATCCAGAGGAGAATTCTACTGTTATAATTCCCTCAACACCGAAGCCTGTAACACACACACTTAAGTCATGTGACCACATCGATACGGATTATGATGTAGCACTTGCGATAATCTGTGCCATGAGTTTTATTTTTGGCATAATATACACATTCTTTG GTTACCGTTTTTTTAAAGCTGTTATGTTCCTGACGGGATTCATTTTTATATCAGTTCTTACATATTTAATACTTTCGGAACAGGATATTTTACCCCTGGGAGGAGAGATAGGAGTAGCAGTAGGTGCTGGACTTATACTTGGCATAATAACAATGTTAGTGCAATATATTGGACTATTCCTCACAGGATTTCAGTTTGGATTATCTATTGCTATGTGCATTTTAGTTGTTTTAGAACAATTTTACCATCCAACTACACGATGGATTCCTATTGCTATTTTATGTGGAGTTGGATTATTTTTTGGTGTGTTGACATTGAAATTCCAGAAAACATTTACAGTTTTAGGAACTAGTATATTTGGTGGTGCTTTAATGATATCTTGCCTGGACTACTTTATAGAAAAGTTTacaatgttaatatatatatgggAGAGAGCTAAAGGTGATTTATCTGACCATGTGTGTTGGTACAGCTGggtgttgttgggttgttggccattttgttttattgttggtACAGTGGCCCAGTGGAGAATTACAGGACAAGGTTATGATCATAGAGATA CTTCAGTGGGTAGAAAGAACAAAAAAGTTAGTTTGCAGAAAGTGAGGAAACGACAACATGAACCTGACACACAGTCCAGATACAGACACTTATATAAAGCTAGACGAACAACTGGAGATGTAATTTCACAG AGTTACTTGCAGAACATACAGGAAAGATTCTCACCATCCCTGAAGCGACATAGTCACACACCCATCCCAACAGAACCAAGTCAAACAGAATTAGATAGTGCTAGTACAACTCTTACACAGATTACATGA
- the LOC143064855 gene encoding transmembrane protein 198-like isoform X2 has product MDGRILLRRLLQSSTPTIYIDGDPEENSTVIIPSTPKPVTHTLKSCDHIDTDYDVALAIICAMSFIFGIIYTFFGYRFFKAVMFLTGFIFISVLTYLILSEQDILPLGGEIGVAVGAGLILGIITMLVQYIGLFLTGFQFGLSIAMCILVVLEQFYHPTTRWIPIAILCGVGLFFGVLTLKFQKTFTVLGTSIFGGALMISCLDYFIEKFTMLIYIWERAKGDLSDHVCWYSWVLLGCWPFCFIVGTVAQWRITGQGYDHRDTSVGRKNKKVSLQKVRKRQHEPDTQSRYRHLYKARRTTGDVISQIPKQNT; this is encoded by the exons ATGGATGGAAGAATTCTCTTACGAAGGTTGTTACAGTCCTCCACACCAACAATATACATTGATGGGGATCCAGAGGAGAATTCTACTGTTATAATTCCCTCAACACCGAAGCCTGTAACACACACACTTAAGTCATGTGACCACATCGATACGGATTATGATGTAGCACTTGCGATAATCTGTGCCATGAGTTTTATTTTTGGCATAATATACACATTCTTTG GTTACCGTTTTTTTAAAGCTGTTATGTTCCTGACGGGATTCATTTTTATATCAGTTCTTACATATTTAATACTTTCGGAACAGGATATTTTACCCCTGGGAGGAGAGATAGGAGTAGCAGTAGGTGCTGGACTTATACTTGGCATAATAACAATGTTAGTGCAATATATTGGACTATTCCTCACAGGATTTCAGTTTGGATTATCTATTGCTATGTGCATTTTAGTTGTTTTAGAACAATTTTACCATCCAACTACACGATGGATTCCTATTGCTATTTTATGTGGAGTTGGATTATTTTTTGGTGTGTTGACATTGAAATTCCAGAAAACATTTACAGTTTTAGGAACTAGTATATTTGGTGGTGCTTTAATGATATCTTGCCTGGACTACTTTATAGAAAAGTTTacaatgttaatatatatatgggAGAGAGCTAAAGGTGATTTATCTGACCATGTGTGTTGGTACAGCTGggtgttgttgggttgttggccattttgttttattgttggtACAGTGGCCCAGTGGAGAATTACAGGACAAGGTTATGATCATAGAGATA CTTCAGTGGGTAGAAAGAACAAAAAAGTTAGTTTGCAGAAAGTGAGGAAACGACAACATGAACCTGACACACAGTCCAGATACAGACACTTATATAAAGCTAGACGAACAACTGGAGATGTAATTTCACAG ATACCAAAGCAGAACACCTAA